The following coding sequences are from one Halobacteriovorax sp. JY17 window:
- a CDS encoding heavy metal-binding domain-containing protein: MGSLIAVGVFLFLGLFVGGFNERRHYKSLRERERATRSLKLDNCKKVVILNESVLEQRLVIGSTVVSIDYFKLMITGIKSLFGGKLRSVESLLERARREAVLRMKEEVPDFSMITNVKIETSSISKDIAKNHVGSVEIIAYGTAIKMK, encoded by the coding sequence ATGGGTTCTCTAATTGCTGTTGGAGTATTTCTCTTTCTAGGACTCTTTGTCGGAGGATTCAATGAACGCAGACATTATAAATCTCTAAGAGAGAGGGAACGCGCCACGAGATCTCTTAAACTCGATAATTGTAAGAAAGTAGTTATTTTAAACGAATCAGTCTTAGAACAGAGATTGGTCATCGGCTCAACAGTGGTTTCAATTGATTACTTTAAATTGATGATCACGGGGATAAAGTCACTCTTTGGTGGAAAGTTAAGAAGTGTAGAGTCTCTTCTAGAGAGAGCAAGAAGAGAAGCCGTACTTAGAATGAAAGAAGAAGTTCCAGACTTCTCAATGATAACAAATGTTAAGATAGAGACATCATCTATATCAAAAGATATTGCAAAGAATCATGTCGGAAGTGTCGAAATTATTGCTTACGGAACTGCAATCAAGATGAAGTAG
- a CDS encoding YbjQ family protein yields the protein MILSNIETIPGKNIAEYCGLVSGSTVRAKHLGRDIMAGLKNIVGGELKGYSELLNESRKEAMDRMIMSAKNAGANAIVNIRFSTSSVAQGAAELYCYGTAVRVE from the coding sequence ATGATTTTATCAAATATCGAAACTATTCCCGGAAAAAATATCGCAGAATATTGTGGACTTGTCTCAGGTTCAACAGTTAGAGCGAAGCACCTAGGTCGTGACATCATGGCTGGACTTAAGAATATTGTTGGCGGAGAACTCAAAGGGTATAGCGAGCTCTTAAACGAGTCTAGAAAAGAAGCAATGGATAGAATGATCATGAGCGCGAAGAATGCAGGAGCCAATGCTATTGTAAATATTCGCTTTTCGACATCATCAGTCGCCCAAGGAGCAGCGGAGCTATACTGCTATGGAACAGCGGTAAGAGTAGAGTAA
- a CDS encoding DEAD/DEAH box helicase, whose translation MKDTNTFNSLNLLPSIKETLNEFGFVKPSPIQLKAIPYLLTGNDLLGIAKTGSGKTAAFCLPILNKIVSEPREVSPFHIRALVLTPTRELASQIEKFVQDFGDIDGVSSLVVFGGARRANQVESLKDGVDILVATPGRLIDLIESNRLSLDEVETFILDEADMMLDMGFLHDVKAIISYLPARKQVALFSATMPKSIERLSKEILVDPVKVKVDIESTVVEKIEQRLYPLHKKNKLNLLLHLLENEELSKVLLFSKTKIGADILVEELLENGISCSSFHSNKSQAQREIALESFRMGEIRLLVATDVAARGIDILDITHVINYSLPEEISNYVHRIGRTGRAGGVGVAITFCVSSEWKLLESIESKINEKIPVVTDHPYFTELNTKDPHSKKKKARPKSKSKKKR comes from the coding sequence ATGAAAGATACAAATACTTTTAATTCATTAAACCTTCTTCCTTCGATTAAAGAAACTCTGAATGAGTTTGGTTTTGTAAAACCTAGTCCTATTCAATTGAAAGCAATTCCGTATCTTTTAACAGGGAATGATCTTCTTGGAATCGCTAAGACAGGATCTGGTAAAACGGCTGCTTTTTGCTTACCTATTTTAAATAAGATTGTAAGTGAACCCCGAGAAGTTTCTCCTTTTCATATTCGCGCTCTAGTCTTAACTCCCACAAGAGAGCTTGCCTCTCAGATTGAGAAGTTTGTACAAGACTTTGGAGATATTGATGGAGTGTCTTCTCTGGTTGTATTTGGTGGAGCGAGAAGAGCGAACCAAGTTGAAAGTTTAAAAGATGGCGTTGATATTTTAGTGGCAACACCTGGACGACTAATTGATCTCATAGAATCTAATCGTCTCTCTCTTGATGAAGTCGAAACATTTATTCTTGATGAAGCAGATATGATGTTAGATATGGGCTTTCTTCATGATGTTAAGGCCATTATTTCTTACCTTCCTGCTAGAAAACAAGTGGCCCTATTTTCTGCAACAATGCCCAAGTCGATTGAACGACTTTCAAAAGAGATTTTAGTCGATCCAGTAAAAGTTAAAGTTGATATTGAATCTACTGTAGTAGAGAAAATTGAACAAAGGCTTTATCCTCTTCATAAGAAGAATAAACTTAATCTACTCCTACATCTTTTAGAGAACGAGGAACTTTCCAAAGTTCTGCTCTTTAGTAAAACAAAAATTGGAGCAGATATCTTAGTCGAAGAACTTTTGGAGAATGGAATTTCTTGTAGTTCCTTCCATAGTAATAAGTCTCAAGCTCAAAGAGAAATAGCTCTAGAGTCTTTTCGAATGGGGGAAATTCGACTTCTTGTTGCAACTGATGTTGCTGCAAGAGGAATTGATATTTTAGACATCACTCACGTTATTAATTACTCTCTTCCGGAGGAGATTAGTAATTATGTTCACCGTATTGGTCGAACTGGTCGGGCAGGAGGTGTAGGCGTTGCAATAACATTCTGTGTATCTTCTGAGTGGAAACTTCTGGAAAGTATAGAGTCTAAGATTAACGAGAAAATTCCTGTCGTCACAGATCACCCTTACTTTACAGAATTAAACACTAAAGACCCTCACTCTAAAAAGAAAAAAGCTAGGCCCAAATCAAAGTCTAAGAAGAAGAGATAA
- the nqrF gene encoding NADH:ubiquinone reductase (Na(+)-transporting) subunit F → MNEIILGVLMFTAVVLALVLIILFAKSKLVSSGNIKLSINGEKTVEIPAGGKLLNALADQKLFVSSACGGGGTCGQCKVHVHSGGGEILETELSHITKREAKDGCRLACQVSIKEDMEIEVEDEVFGVKKWECTVRSNHNVATFIKEFILDLPEGESVPFKAGGFIQIERPPGLTIDYKDFDIEEEYRSDWDTFKVWDNISTEPEETIRAYSMANYPEEEGMIMLNVRIASPPPRAPKGTPPGKMSSYIFNCKPGDKVTISGPFGEFFARDTKKEMVFVGGGAGMAPMRSHLFDQLKRIKTDRKITFWYGARSKREMFYVEDFDMLQGENENFKWHCALSDALPEDNWEGYKGFIHQVLHDEYLKDHPAPEDCEYYLCGPPIMNQCVIDMLVDLGVERDDIMLDDFGG, encoded by the coding sequence ATGAATGAAATTATACTTGGCGTTTTAATGTTTACCGCCGTTGTTTTGGCCCTAGTGCTCATCATTCTCTTTGCAAAGTCAAAGTTAGTGAGTTCTGGGAATATTAAACTGAGCATTAACGGTGAAAAAACTGTTGAAATCCCAGCTGGTGGAAAGTTACTAAACGCGCTTGCTGATCAAAAATTATTTGTATCTTCTGCCTGTGGTGGTGGTGGTACTTGTGGACAATGTAAAGTTCACGTTCACTCTGGTGGTGGAGAAATTCTAGAAACAGAATTATCACATATCACAAAGAGAGAAGCGAAAGATGGTTGTCGTCTTGCTTGTCAGGTTTCTATAAAAGAAGATATGGAAATTGAAGTTGAAGACGAAGTCTTTGGTGTTAAGAAGTGGGAATGTACGGTTAGATCTAACCATAACGTTGCAACTTTCATTAAGGAATTTATTCTTGATCTTCCTGAAGGAGAGTCGGTACCATTTAAAGCAGGTGGATTTATTCAAATTGAAAGACCTCCAGGTTTAACAATTGATTATAAAGACTTCGATATTGAAGAAGAGTATAGAAGTGACTGGGACACTTTTAAAGTTTGGGATAATATCTCGACTGAACCAGAAGAAACTATTAGAGCGTACTCAATGGCAAACTATCCTGAAGAAGAAGGGATGATTATGCTAAACGTGCGTATTGCTTCTCCACCTCCAAGAGCGCCTAAGGGAACTCCTCCAGGTAAGATGTCTTCTTATATTTTTAACTGTAAGCCAGGTGATAAAGTTACTATCTCTGGACCATTTGGTGAATTCTTTGCCCGTGACACTAAGAAAGAAATGGTATTCGTTGGTGGTGGTGCAGGTATGGCGCCGATGAGATCTCACTTATTTGATCAATTAAAGAGAATCAAAACAGATCGAAAAATTACTTTCTGGTACGGAGCTCGTTCTAAGAGAGAAATGTTCTACGTTGAAGATTTCGATATGCTTCAAGGTGAGAATGAAAACTTTAAGTGGCACTGTGCGCTTTCTGATGCTCTACCAGAAGATAACTGGGAAGGTTATAAAGGATTTATTCACCAAGTTTTACATGATGAATACCTTAAAGATCACCCTGCCCCAGAGGATTGCGAGTACTACCTATGTGGGCCTCCAATAATGAACCAATGTGTGATTGATATGCTCGTTGACCTAGGTGTTGAGAGAGACGATATCATGCTTGATGACTTTGGTGGATGA
- the nqrE gene encoding NADH:ubiquinone reductase (Na(+)-transporting) subunit E: MLEHYLSLFIKSVFVENLALSFFLGMCTFLAVSKKVKTAIGLGVAVVVVQTITIPVNNLLYTYLLKENALKWAGITGFDLSFLGLISYIGVIAAMVQILEMILDKFFPALYTALGIFLPLITVNCAILGGSLFMVERDYNFAESTVYGIGSGIGWALAIAALAGIREKMKYSDVPHGLRGLGITFITVGLMALGFLSFSGIQL, translated from the coding sequence ATGTTAGAACATTATTTAAGTTTATTTATAAAATCTGTATTTGTTGAAAACCTTGCTCTTTCATTCTTTCTTGGAATGTGTACTTTCTTAGCAGTATCTAAGAAAGTTAAAACGGCAATTGGTCTTGGTGTAGCAGTAGTGGTAGTTCAGACAATTACTATTCCTGTAAACAACCTGCTTTATACTTATCTTTTAAAAGAAAATGCTCTTAAGTGGGCCGGTATTACAGGGTTTGATCTATCTTTCTTAGGTCTAATTTCTTATATCGGTGTGATTGCAGCGATGGTTCAAATTCTAGAGATGATTCTCGATAAATTTTTTCCAGCGCTTTATACAGCTTTAGGGATTTTTCTTCCGCTTATTACAGTGAATTGTGCCATTTTAGGTGGTTCATTATTTATGGTGGAAAGAGATTATAACTTTGCGGAAAGTACTGTTTATGGAATTGGGTCAGGAATTGGTTGGGCCCTTGCTATTGCAGCACTTGCAGGTATTAGAGAGAAAATGAAGTACAGTGACGTACCTCATGGACTAAGAGGATTAGGGATTACTTTTATTACTGTAGGTCTTATGGCCTTAGGTTTTCTCTCATTCTCAGGTATTCAACTTTAA
- a CDS encoding NADH:ubiquinone reductase (Na(+)-transporting) subunit D: MSLKKTLFAPLFDDNPIALQILGICSALAVTTKLETALVMCIAVTLVTAFSGFFVSIIRNHVPSSIRIIVMMTVIASLVIVTDQLLKAFVYDVAKSMSVYVGLIITNCIVMGRAEAFAMKNGPITSFVDGIGNGLGYSIVLIFVAVFRELLGSGKLLGFEILKTTSQGGWYQTNGMALLAPSAFFLIGLFIWALRTWKTDQVEKE; encoded by the coding sequence ATGAGCCTCAAGAAAACACTATTTGCTCCACTTTTTGATGACAATCCAATTGCTCTTCAAATCCTTGGGATTTGTTCTGCACTTGCTGTTACAACGAAGTTAGAGACAGCTCTTGTAATGTGTATTGCAGTTACTCTCGTTACTGCTTTTTCAGGATTCTTTGTTTCAATAATTAGAAACCACGTTCCTTCAAGTATTCGTATTATTGTGATGATGACGGTTATTGCTTCTCTCGTAATTGTAACGGATCAGCTTTTAAAAGCATTCGTTTACGATGTCGCAAAATCAATGTCAGTTTACGTTGGTCTTATTATTACAAACTGTATTGTAATGGGGCGTGCAGAAGCATTCGCCATGAAGAACGGTCCAATCACTTCATTTGTAGATGGAATTGGAAACGGTCTTGGTTACAGTATTGTTTTAATTTTTGTTGCAGTATTTAGAGAATTACTTGGAAGTGGAAAGCTTCTTGGTTTTGAAATTCTGAAAACGACAAGTCAGGGTGGTTGGTACCAAACGAATGGTATGGCGCTACTTGCTCCAAGTGCATTCTTTTTGATCGGATTATTTATCTGGGCCCTAAGAACTTGGAAGACTGATCAGGTTGAGAAGGAGTAA
- a CDS encoding Na(+)-translocating NADH-quinone reductase subunit C codes for MKSETGKTLLVAFLLCIVCSVLVSGAAVALKPAQEANKKLDVKKNLLIASGLVDKNATKEEINAAYANVQSLLVDLSTGEVVEGDVEAYDQKKAAKDAKENKRIDSAIDAGKIRFRAKVAKAYLIKEAGEVTMIVLPVHGKGLWSTMYGFLALAPDTVTVKGIGFYAHGETPGLGGEIDNPSWQATWNGKKALGEDYQPVLKVVKGAAKSETEIDGLSGATLTSVGVSGTIQYWLGDDAYGPFLAKFRDGGIK; via the coding sequence ATGAAAAGCGAAACAGGAAAAACACTACTTGTTGCATTTCTTCTTTGTATTGTGTGCTCAGTTCTAGTATCTGGTGCCGCAGTAGCTTTGAAGCCTGCTCAAGAAGCAAATAAGAAATTAGATGTTAAGAAGAATCTTCTGATTGCTTCTGGCCTAGTGGATAAGAATGCAACAAAAGAAGAAATTAACGCCGCTTATGCAAACGTTCAATCTCTCTTAGTTGATCTATCAACTGGTGAAGTTGTTGAAGGTGATGTTGAAGCCTACGATCAAAAGAAAGCAGCTAAAGATGCTAAAGAAAATAAGAGAATTGATTCAGCTATTGATGCAGGTAAAATTAGATTTAGAGCAAAAGTAGCGAAAGCTTACCTTATTAAGGAAGCTGGTGAAGTGACAATGATCGTTCTCCCTGTTCATGGAAAAGGGCTTTGGTCAACAATGTATGGCTTCCTAGCTCTTGCTCCGGATACAGTTACTGTAAAAGGAATAGGGTTCTATGCTCACGGTGAGACTCCAGGTCTTGGTGGTGAGATTGATAACCCAAGTTGGCAAGCGACTTGGAATGGTAAGAAGGCCCTCGGCGAAGATTATCAACCAGTACTAAAAGTAGTAAAAGGTGCGGCTAAGTCTGAGACAGAAATTGACGGTCTCTCTGGAGCGACCCTTACTTCTGTTGGTGTGTCTGGTACAATTCAATATTGGTTAGGAGATGATGCTTACGGGCCATTCCTCGCTAAATTTAGAGATGGAGGGATCAAGTAA
- a CDS encoding NADH:ubiquinone reductase (Na(+)-transporting) subunit B, whose product MKALRGFLDSQHHHFVKGGKLEKFYPMYEMIDTFIYTPGEVSRGSVHVRDGIDLKRTMTTVAMALTACLLFACYNTGLQANTVLAAQGISVVDSWRGAIMAALGLGFDPTNCVSNFVYGLLFFAPVFLVTNIVGGFWEVIFATVRKHEINEGFLVTGLLFPCILPPTIPLWQVAVGISFGVVFGKEVFGGTGKNFLNPALTARAFLFFAYPGEISGDAVWTAVDGFTGATALGQAAIGGMSAISVSWMDAFLGFMPGSMGETSTLACLIGGVILITTGIGSWRIMLSMLVSAMFFAFIFNQIGSDTNPMFGLAPHWHLVIGGFAFGLVFMATDPVSASMTFKGQFFYGGLIGLMVILVRVVNPAFPEGVMLAILFSNCFAPLIDWFVVNGHIKKRQARIKA is encoded by the coding sequence ATGAAAGCTTTAAGAGGTTTTCTAGATTCTCAACATCATCACTTTGTTAAAGGTGGAAAGTTAGAAAAGTTCTATCCAATGTATGAAATGATAGACACTTTTATCTACACACCTGGTGAAGTGAGTAGAGGATCAGTACACGTTCGTGATGGGATTGATCTCAAAAGAACGATGACAACTGTGGCAATGGCACTAACAGCTTGTTTACTTTTTGCTTGTTATAATACAGGTCTTCAAGCGAACACAGTTTTAGCAGCTCAAGGTATCTCTGTTGTTGATTCATGGAGAGGGGCCATCATGGCTGCTCTTGGGCTTGGGTTTGACCCAACAAATTGTGTCTCCAACTTTGTTTATGGATTATTATTTTTTGCTCCTGTATTTCTAGTGACAAATATTGTCGGTGGATTTTGGGAAGTGATATTTGCAACAGTAAGAAAGCATGAGATTAATGAAGGTTTCCTAGTAACAGGACTTCTCTTTCCTTGTATTCTTCCTCCTACGATCCCTCTATGGCAAGTTGCTGTTGGTATTTCGTTTGGTGTTGTTTTTGGTAAAGAAGTATTTGGTGGAACAGGGAAGAATTTCTTAAACCCAGCTCTTACAGCTAGAGCATTCCTCTTCTTTGCTTACCCTGGAGAAATTTCAGGTGACGCTGTTTGGACAGCTGTAGACGGTTTCACTGGAGCAACTGCTCTTGGTCAAGCTGCTATTGGTGGAATGTCTGCTATCTCTGTTAGTTGGATGGATGCTTTCTTGGGATTTATGCCAGGTTCAATGGGTGAGACTTCAACTCTTGCTTGTTTGATTGGTGGTGTAATCCTAATTACTACTGGAATTGGTTCATGGAGAATTATGCTCTCTATGCTTGTTTCAGCAATGTTCTTCGCATTTATTTTCAATCAAATTGGTTCTGATACTAATCCAATGTTTGGACTTGCTCCGCATTGGCACCTTGTTATCGGTGGATTTGCTTTTGGTCTAGTATTTATGGCCACTGATCCAGTGTCGGCTTCAATGACTTTTAAAGGTCAATTCTTCTACGGAGGATTGATCGGACTAATGGTTATTCTAGTTCGTGTTGTTAACCCTGCATTCCCAGAAGGTGTAATGCTCGCAATTCTTTTCTCAAATTGCTTTGCTCCGTTGATTGACTGGTTTGTCGTCAATGGTCATATCAAGAAGAGACAAGCGCGAATTAAGGCTTAA
- a CDS encoding Na(+)-translocating NADH-quinone reductase subunit A, translating to MIRIKKGLDVPLTGVPKQTIEAGPQVKRVALTGPDYVGMKPSMKVQIGDTVKAGQVLFECKKNEGLAFTSPANGKVVEINRGAKRAFQTIVIEVTGIEQVQFESYKQKSVSDLSFDEVKKLLLESGLWTSLRMRPFSKVAMLEDKPHSIFINAMDTNPLSPNPEQVIGQYEEDFKAGVEALSKLTDGKTFVAKASGSKIQAPSCASTHEFAGPHPAGLVGTHIHHLDPVHESKFVWHAGYQDVIAIGKLFTTGKLWTERVIAVAGPKAKNPRLLTTQLGANILDIVANETLDGELRIISGSVLNGRKAEDSFLYLGRYHNQISILAEGREREFLGWQSPGFDKFSIKRTFLSKFFTPSKKFSMTTTTHGSLRAMVPVGMYEKVIPLDILPTQLLRALLTNDTERAQQLGCLELDEEDLALCTFASIGKKDFGPVLRKNLTTIEKEG from the coding sequence ATGATTCGTATTAAGAAGGGTTTAGACGTTCCTTTAACGGGAGTCCCTAAACAAACAATCGAAGCTGGTCCGCAAGTTAAAAGAGTGGCCTTAACAGGTCCCGACTACGTTGGGATGAAGCCGTCAATGAAAGTTCAAATTGGCGACACTGTTAAAGCTGGTCAAGTTCTTTTTGAGTGTAAGAAGAATGAAGGATTAGCATTTACTTCTCCGGCAAACGGAAAAGTAGTAGAGATCAACAGAGGTGCAAAACGTGCATTTCAAACTATCGTTATCGAAGTAACAGGAATTGAACAAGTTCAATTTGAATCTTACAAACAAAAGAGTGTCTCTGACCTTTCTTTTGATGAAGTTAAGAAGTTGCTTCTTGAGTCTGGTCTGTGGACGTCTCTAAGAATGAGACCATTTTCAAAAGTAGCAATGCTTGAAGATAAGCCACACTCTATATTCATTAATGCGATGGACACTAATCCACTATCTCCAAACCCTGAACAAGTGATTGGTCAGTACGAAGAAGATTTTAAGGCCGGTGTTGAAGCACTTTCTAAACTTACTGATGGAAAGACTTTTGTCGCTAAGGCATCTGGATCAAAAATTCAGGCTCCGAGTTGCGCTTCTACGCATGAGTTTGCTGGACCACATCCTGCTGGATTAGTTGGAACACATATTCATCACCTAGATCCTGTTCATGAAAGTAAATTCGTATGGCACGCTGGTTACCAAGACGTTATCGCTATCGGTAAACTCTTTACAACTGGTAAACTTTGGACTGAAAGAGTAATTGCTGTTGCAGGACCAAAAGCTAAGAACCCAAGGCTTTTAACTACTCAGTTAGGTGCAAATATTTTAGATATCGTAGCTAATGAAACACTTGATGGTGAGCTTAGAATTATTTCTGGTTCAGTATTAAATGGTAGAAAAGCAGAAGATTCATTTCTCTACCTTGGACGTTACCACAATCAAATTTCGATTTTAGCCGAAGGGCGCGAGAGAGAATTTCTTGGTTGGCAGTCACCTGGTTTTGATAAGTTTTCTATCAAAAGAACTTTTTTATCTAAGTTCTTCACACCTTCTAAGAAATTTAGCATGACAACAACGACTCATGGTTCATTAAGAGCGATGGTTCCAGTTGGAATGTACGAGAAGGTAATACCTTTAGATATTCTTCCAACTCAATTATTAAGAGCTCTTCTTACTAATGATACTGAGCGAGCTCAACAACTTGGTTGTTTAGAGCTTGATGAGGAAGATTTGGCGCTTTGTACTTTTGCCAGCATTGGTAAAAAAGATTTCGGTCCAGTACTTAGAAAAAATTTAACAACTATTGAGAAGGAAGGTTAG
- a CDS encoding YchJ family protein yields MSCPCGHEVEYEKCCGPLHSGSKKAESAEQLMRSRYSAFAKHEVDYIIATQDKASRGELNKEEIDIWSKESDWKKLDIIETQKGQAGDNDGMVEFKATYVVGDKEVVHHERATFTFEDDAWFFVEGDVLRDAVRRAGPKVGRNDPCPCGSGKKYKKCCLLAA; encoded by the coding sequence ATGAGCTGTCCTTGCGGTCACGAAGTAGAATATGAAAAATGTTGTGGGCCATTACATAGTGGTTCGAAGAAAGCAGAATCAGCAGAGCAATTAATGCGCTCTCGTTACTCAGCATTCGCTAAGCATGAAGTGGACTATATAATAGCCACTCAAGATAAAGCGAGCCGCGGAGAATTGAATAAAGAAGAAATTGATATCTGGTCAAAAGAAAGTGATTGGAAGAAGTTAGATATTATCGAAACACAAAAAGGTCAGGCCGGAGATAACGACGGAATGGTTGAGTTCAAGGCCACTTATGTAGTGGGGGATAAGGAAGTTGTGCACCACGAGAGAGCGACTTTTACTTTTGAAGATGACGCATGGTTCTTTGTTGAAGGTGATGTTCTTAGAGACGCGGTTAGGCGCGCTGGGCCAAAAGTTGGAAGAAATGACCCTTGCCCTTGTGGTAGTGGGAAGAAGTACAAGAAGTGCTGTCTATTAGCAGCATAA
- a CDS encoding class I SAM-dependent methyltransferase → MTIKKGSEGFDKEYWDVNYSSPDEMDGIGNAENHAKYIKATLDLDYIDISSVVDLGFGLGHLFEAVMKEFIPYRAMGIEPSAHVFETVEKRNIAPVDSTSLKLYKMDILSWCKDPRFKKHFDLGICTSVFQYLTDEEIREILPILSKRVKYLYFSVPTNKELDRQIEDLEFKDEYAIRRSKSWYQKEIKKHFTFVSSRILESKFHFKEENTFFTDLLFRF, encoded by the coding sequence GTGACAATAAAGAAGGGAAGTGAAGGCTTTGATAAAGAGTATTGGGATGTGAATTATTCTTCTCCAGACGAAATGGATGGAATAGGTAATGCTGAAAATCATGCCAAGTATATTAAGGCCACTCTTGATTTGGACTACATAGACATTAGTAGTGTTGTGGATTTAGGGTTTGGATTAGGTCATCTATTTGAAGCTGTAATGAAAGAGTTTATTCCTTATAGAGCGATGGGGATCGAACCATCGGCCCACGTCTTTGAAACAGTTGAAAAAAGAAATATAGCTCCAGTGGATTCAACATCTTTAAAACTTTATAAAATGGATATCCTATCTTGGTGTAAAGACCCGAGATTTAAGAAGCACTTTGATTTAGGAATTTGTACTTCTGTTTTTCAATATCTGACAGATGAAGAAATTAGAGAGATTCTTCCAATTCTTTCAAAGAGAGTGAAGTATCTCTACTTTAGTGTGCCAACTAATAAAGAACTTGATCGTCAAATTGAAGATCTCGAATTTAAAGATGAGTATGCTATTAGGCGTTCTAAGTCTTGGTACCAAAAAGAAATTAAGAAACACTTTACCTTTGTCTCTTCGAGAATTTTGGAGAGTAAATTTCATTTTAAAGAAGAAAATACATTTTTTACTGACTTACTTTTTAGATTTTAA
- a CDS encoding MATE family efflux transporter — protein MSSKLNSSGIKLTLGGLFFFSLPNIFGSLLEPVTGIIDTALIGNMNTTWLAALSLGVVILSSFTWVFNFLIHTSIQSVSEAYSLENSEQLHGRVKVALLLSLVVGVFSSLILYFCSSPLFDFVGARGELKPLALSYFHVRLIGQPFLILGGTLISILRGFERVKVCFILIAFSTIINSGLSWYLLYHTNIGLSAVAWGSVIGAIFTALLALLFVLRIREIQVRKLVGSPLRGEVMSFGRNSLNMFCRSIILTGSFFLCTKSAARLGHASLASHQILLEFWLFSSFLTDGLALSGNILAAKFQATKDFKSFTLMKKNLLKLSLFFGVSFALTYFFFENKLLRIFTEDELVLDIISKVWPYLALSQIFLCATYVYDGLLFGLGRFDFVRRQIFYGFIFSFLPFIIYSFYSENLLTIWLGLIALGAYRVFIGYIGTKKFNGALG, from the coding sequence ATGAGTAGTAAGTTAAATTCAAGTGGAATTAAGCTCACCTTAGGTGGGCTTTTCTTTTTCTCTCTTCCAAATATCTTTGGCTCCCTGCTTGAGCCAGTAACTGGAATTATTGATACGGCCCTTATTGGAAATATGAATACCACCTGGTTGGCGGCGCTTTCTCTAGGGGTGGTGATTCTAAGCTCTTTCACTTGGGTTTTTAACTTTCTTATTCACACCTCAATTCAATCGGTGAGCGAAGCCTACTCTCTTGAAAATAGTGAGCAATTACATGGTAGGGTGAAAGTCGCTCTACTTCTCTCGCTCGTCGTTGGAGTTTTCTCTTCATTGATTTTATACTTTTGTAGTAGTCCTTTATTTGATTTTGTAGGGGCCAGGGGAGAGCTTAAGCCCCTCGCTCTTTCATACTTTCATGTGAGGCTTATTGGTCAACCATTTTTAATTCTGGGCGGAACTTTAATCTCAATACTTCGTGGATTTGAAAGAGTTAAAGTGTGTTTCATACTCATTGCTTTTTCAACAATCATAAACTCTGGGCTCTCTTGGTACTTACTCTATCATACAAATATTGGACTCTCTGCGGTTGCGTGGGGCTCCGTTATAGGAGCTATTTTTACAGCGCTCTTAGCTCTTCTTTTTGTGCTAAGAATAAGGGAAATTCAAGTTAGAAAATTGGTAGGCTCTCCTCTAAGAGGAGAAGTTATGAGTTTTGGAAGAAACTCTCTCAATATGTTTTGCCGTTCAATTATTCTTACGGGGAGTTTCTTTCTCTGTACTAAGAGTGCGGCAAGACTCGGGCATGCTTCTCTTGCCTCCCATCAAATACTTTTAGAGTTTTGGCTTTTCTCTTCTTTTCTAACTGATGGGCTTGCTTTAAGCGGAAATATTTTAGCGGCAAAGTTTCAAGCGACTAAAGACTTTAAGAGCTTTACTCTTATGAAGAAGAATCTCTTAAAACTTTCTCTTTTCTTTGGAGTTTCTTTTGCTCTTACTTACTTCTTTTTTGAGAATAAACTTCTTCGGATTTTTACAGAGGACGAGTTAGTCTTAGATATTATTTCTAAGGTGTGGCCTTATCTTGCTCTCTCTCAGATCTTCTTATGTGCTACTTATGTTTATGATGGACTTCTCTTTGGGCTTGGGAGATTTGATTTTGTTAGAAGACAAATATTCTACGGCTTTATTTTTTCTTTCCTGCCGTTTATTATATATTCATTCTATAGTGAAAACCTTTTAACCATATGGCTTGGACTCATAGCGCTAGGGGCGTACCGAGTCTTTATTGGTTACATTGGAACAAAGAAATTTAATGGAGCTCTTGGGTGA